CCAGGAAGGTCGCTTCGACCCCCGGCGGCCAGGTGCCGCGCAAGCGCTCGACCTCCGCCTTCAGGCGGTCGGTGAGCTCGATGATGTTCGAGCCCGAGCGCTTCTGCACCGAAAGCGACACCGACTCCCGGCCGTCGATCCGCGAGTAGGAGCTGCGCTCCTTGAAGCCGTAGCTCACCTTGGCGACGTCGCGCACCTGCACCGGACGCTGGCCGACCACCTTGACCACGAACTGCTCGACGGCGAGCGGGTCTTCGACCTCGCCCGGGACGCGCAGCGCGAGCGTCTGCCCCTTGAGCGTGAGCTCGCCGCCGGGAATCGAGACGTTCTCGTCGCGGATCGCGTCGAGCACGTCGTCGAGCGAGGCGCCGTAGAGCCGCAGGCGCTCCGGGTCGACGTCGACCTGCACCTCGCGCTCGACGCCGCCCACCAGGGTCGCCCGCAGCACGCCGGGGATCGCTTCGACCTCGTCCTGCACCGCCTTCGCCAGCCGCCGCAGCTCGACCGGACCGACATCGCCGGAGAGGTGGACCTGGAGGATCGGCACGTCGGAGAAGTTGAGCTCGCGCAGGATCGGCTCCTCGGCGTCGGCCGGGAACTCGGACTTGGCGAGGTTGACCCGGTCGCGCACCTTCTGCAGCGCGAAGTCGAGGTCGACGCCGGAGACGAACTCGACGTTCACCACCGAAACGCTCTCGGTCGACGTCGAAGTGATCTGCTTGATCCCCTCGAGGCCCTGGAGCTCGCGCTCGAGCTCGTCGGTGATCTGGCTCTCGACGTCGGTGGGCGAGGCTCCCGGCCAGAGGGTGTAGACGAGGATGTTGGGGATCTCGATGTCCGGGAAGCTCTCACGCGGCAGCGTGTTGTAGGCCGAGCCGCCGGCGACGACGATCGCGAACAGCGCGAAGAAGACCGTGGCGCGGTTCCTGACCGCGAACTCGCCGAGCCTCACTTCAGACCTCCTCGACCGGCTGGTTCTCGCCCACCGCCTGCTGGCCCTCGACGATGACGTGCGTCCCGGCCGCAAGGCCGATGACCACGATCTCCTCGCCGACCACCACCCCGGTCGTCACCTCGCGGCGCAGCGCGCGTCCGTCGGCGACCGTCCAGACGGCCTTCGTGCCGCCGAGATCGACCAGCGCGGACATCGGCACGACCAGGGCACCCTCGACCGTCTGGCGCGGAATGTCGAGGCGGGCGAGCATTCCCGGCTTCAGCCGTCCGTCGGCGTTGGCGAGCTCGGCCTCGACCGCGAGGGTGCGCGACTGCGGATCGAGCTCGGCCCCCAGGCGCTCGATCTTCGCCGGGAACTTCTCGCCCGGGAAGGCGTCGAAGCTGACCTCGACCTCCCGGCCCACCGCGAGGAAGCGAACGTCGGCGGCGCGCGCCTCGGCGCGGACCTTGACCCTGGAGGCGTCGACGAGCTCGAAGAGCGGTGTGCCCGGAGCGACGAAGCTGCCGACCTCGACGTGGCGCACGGCGATCCGCCCTGCCCAGGGCGCGGCGACGCGGGCCTTGTCGAGCGCGAGCTTCGCCGATGCGATCCGTGCGACGGCGACGTCCCGGTTGGTGACCGCATCGAGGAGCTGGGCCTTGGTCACCGCCTTGCGCTCGAAGAGATTCTGGGCGCGCTCGAACTGGAGGTTCGCCTGCCGCAGCCAGGCCTCGGCCTCGGCCACCTGCTGCGCCAGGGCGCGTTCGTCGATCGTCGCCAGGAGCTCGCCCCTGGCGACCGCCTGTCCGAGCTCGGCCCGGACGGCTTCGACGGCACCGCCGACCTCGGCGGCGAGCACGGCGCGGTGCAGCGGCTCGAGGCCGGCCGGGAGGCTCGTGCGGTCGACGACGGTGCGCGGCGCGAGTGTGATCGTCCGCACCTGGGCAACGCGCTCGGCCGGCGCGGCCGGGGCCTGAGTCTTGGGAGAGGAGCAGCCGGCGAGCGTCTGAAGAGCGGTCGAGGCCAGCGCGAGGACGACGAATGACAGGCGGGTGCGGTTCATGGCAGTTCCTTCTGCGCCAGCGTGGACCAGGGCTCGGTCGGCAGCAGGCCGACAGCGCGCGACAGACGTGAGGCTTCGACGAGAGCTTCGTAGCGGGCTTCGATCGCGCTCACCTGGGCGATCACGGCGTTTCTCTGGGCATCGAGGAGATCGGTCTGGGTGGCGACGCCCTCTTCGTAGGTGGCGCGCGCCACGCGCTCGGCCTCCGCTGCCGCCTGCGCGAAGATCTCGGCCGAGGCGGCCCGCGACAGGGCGGTGGCGTAGTTGGTCCGGGCCTGGTCGGTTTCGAGCCGGATCGACGCTTCGAGCTCGGCGCGGCGCAGGGCGATCTGCCGGCGCTGGCTCTCGAACTGCTCGATCTGTCCGCGCCGGCGCCCGCCGTCGAAGAACGGCCAGGAGAGCTCGAGCGCCGCCGCCCAGGAGCTGTAGAGCGGGTCGGCGAGATTCGTCACCAGACGCACCTCGCGTCCCCAGTAGCCGCTGAGATCGATGCGCGGCAGGCCGTCGGCGCGGGTGATCTGCTGCTGGACCTCGTAGGCGTCTTCCTGATGCACCAGATCCTCGATCTCGGGCCGGCCGGCCGCCGCCGCGACGAGCCGGTCGATCTCTGGCGGTGCGGGCAGCGTCGCCGACGACGGTTCGAGCTCGAGCGGCTCGTCGGTCGGCAGGTCGAGAAGCTGTCGCAGACGCATCTCGGCGATCGTCACCTGGCCTCTGCGGCGGGCGACTTCCGGGTCGACAGCGGCCAGCGCGGAGAAGGCGCGCAGCTGCTCGAGCTGGGTCGCTTCGCCGATTTCGAGCAGGTCTTCGATGCGCGCCAGGTCGCGGCTGCGGTACTCGCGCTCGGACTCGATCGTCGCCAGGCCCTCGCGCGCCGCCTGAACCCGGTAGTACGCCTCGGCGGTCGAGAACGCCGCGTCGAGCCGGGCGGTGCGGATCTGGGCGTCGGTGGCTTCTCCGACGATCTTGGCGAGATCGATCGCGGCGCGAATCTTGCCGAAGGTCCAGACCGGCTGCTTGAGCTCGACGACCGCCCGGCTGAGCTCCTGCGTCGAAGGCTCGAAGCTGCCGCCCGGGAACTGGTCGAGGATCTCGTCGAAGTCGGAGCTGTTGAGGAAGGAAGGGCTGCGCGACTGCCCCCACGACGAGCTCAAGGTCAACTGCGGGAAGGCGTCGGCGCGCGCCTCGCGGATACCGCCCGCTACCTGACTGCGAATCTCCTCGACCGACAGCAGGCCGGGATTGGCGCGCAACGTGGTCTCGACGGCCCGTGCGAGGTCGAGTTGAATCGCGACGGCCGGTGCCGGAGGCAGCAGCGCAACTGTTACCGCCACCGCGACGGCGATAGGGAAGAAGCAGGTTCGGCGAGGGGACATCAGGACAGGTCCTCCTGCGGTTCGCGCCCCGAGAGGGCGCGGAAAAGGAGCCGCCAGATCTGCGGCAGACGACTCTCGACCGGTGCGGCCGAGTGGTGGTGACCGGCCTGGAGAAAGAGCAGGCCGTGAAAGAAGATGCCGAGGAAGATCTGCGCGTCGGCGGCATCGGTGTCGATCTCGCCCGCGGCGCGTGCCGCATCGATCCGGTCGAGAATGGTCGCCCGGATCGCTCCTTCGACCTCACTCACCACTTCGTGGATGCGTTGGCCGAGCTCCGGCGGCACGTGGGTGGTCGCGAGGTGGAAGATCGCGATCAGGTGCGGACGGTCGCGGGCGAACTCGACCGCCAGCCGAAGATGATCGCCGAGCTGGCGCTCGAAGGTATCCGGGCGCCCGAACGGCGCCATGCAGGCCTCCCGCCACTGCGAGATGCCGTCGCGAACCAGATCGAGCAGCAACTCCTCCTTCGAGCGGTAGTAGTTGTAGAGCGAGGGCTTGGCAATACCGACGCGCTCGGCGAGCGCGGTCATCGCGGCACCGTCATAGCCGCGCTCGCCGAAGAGCTCGAGCGCCGCCTGGCGGATCTTCTGCCGGGTGGTGGCACCGTCGAGTGGATTGTCCAAGTGATCGAATCTCCTACCGACCGGTCGGAAGCGACCGACTGGTCGGTAGTGTCTTCTACGGATCGATTCGAGTCAAGTTGCGGCTGGGAGCGCCCTGTAGACTCCCTGCCGTTTTTCTGCGCAGCGTGGCCGGGTCCAGGCCTGCGGTTCACCCCCCCCTCAAGCGAAGCG
This genomic window from Thermoanaerobaculia bacterium contains:
- a CDS encoding efflux RND transporter periplasmic adaptor subunit, whose product is MNRTRLSFVVLALASTALQTLAGCSSPKTQAPAAPAERVAQVRTITLAPRTVVDRTSLPAGLEPLHRAVLAAEVGGAVEAVRAELGQAVARGELLATIDERALAQQVAEAEAWLRQANLQFERAQNLFERKAVTKAQLLDAVTNRDVAVARIASAKLALDKARVAAPWAGRIAVRHVEVGSFVAPGTPLFELVDASRVKVRAEARAADVRFLAVGREVEVSFDAFPGEKFPAKIERLGAELDPQSRTLAVEAELANADGRLKPGMLARLDIPRQTVEGALVVPMSALVDLGGTKAVWTVADGRALRREVTTGVVVGEEIVVIGLAAGTHVIVEGQQAVGENQPVEEV
- a CDS encoding TolC family protein; translated protein: MSPRRTCFFPIAVAVAVTVALLPPAPAVAIQLDLARAVETTLRANPGLLSVEEIRSQVAGGIREARADAFPQLTLSSSWGQSRSPSFLNSSDFDEILDQFPGGSFEPSTQELSRAVVELKQPVWTFGKIRAAIDLAKIVGEATDAQIRTARLDAAFSTAEAYYRVQAAREGLATIESEREYRSRDLARIEDLLEIGEATQLEQLRAFSALAAVDPEVARRRGQVTIAEMRLRQLLDLPTDEPLELEPSSATLPAPPEIDRLVAAAAGRPEIEDLVHQEDAYEVQQQITRADGLPRIDLSGYWGREVRLVTNLADPLYSSWAAALELSWPFFDGGRRRGQIEQFESQRRQIALRRAELEASIRLETDQARTNYATALSRAASAEIFAQAAAEAERVARATYEEGVATQTDLLDAQRNAVIAQVSAIEARYEALVEASRLSRAVGLLPTEPWSTLAQKELP
- a CDS encoding TetR/AcrR family transcriptional regulator, giving the protein MDNPLDGATTRQKIRQAALELFGERGYDGAAMTALAERVGIAKPSLYNYYRSKEELLLDLVRDGISQWREACMAPFGRPDTFERQLGDHLRLAVEFARDRPHLIAIFHLATTHVPPELGQRIHEVVSEVEGAIRATILDRIDAARAAGEIDTDAADAQIFLGIFFHGLLFLQAGHHHSAAPVESRLPQIWRLLFRALSGREPQEDLS